One window of the Zea mays cultivar B73 chromosome 3, Zm-B73-REFERENCE-NAM-5.0, whole genome shotgun sequence genome contains the following:
- the LOC100384414 gene encoding uncharacterized protein isoform X1, with the protein MRGRDVPKQELDNRSLLCMEFLSRTSSSDAPLVAFGSSDGVIRVLSMLTWKLVRRYTGGHKGAIACLMTYMSAAGEVHLVSGGSDGLLILWSADHIHDSRELVPKISMKAHDGGVVAVELSRVMGSAPQLITIGADKTLAIWDTVTFKEIRRIKPVPKLACHSVASWCHPRAPNLDILTCVKDSHIWAIEHPTYSALTRPLCELSSLVPPQVLALHKKLRVYCMVAHPLQPHLVATGTNIGIILSEFDPRALPAIAPLPTPTGNKEHSAVYIVERELKLLNFQLSNTANPSLGNAGVASDAGRSMNNSIEQLIVKQTKKHISTPAPHDSYSVLSVSSSGKYVAIVWPDIPSFAVYKANDWSVVDSGTGKLFAWDTCRDRYALVESALAPRMPLVVKGGSSKKAKEAAAAAAQAAAAAASAASAATVQVRILLDDGTAHVLQRSIDGRNEPVIGLHGGALLGVTYRTSRRISPLTATAISTVQSMPLSGFGGSGSSFASDDPFSSKEGPPQNFQLYSWETYQPVSGLLAQPEWTVWDQTVEYCAFAYQQYIVISSLRPQFRYLGDVSIPFATGAVWHRRQLFVSTPTTIECVFVDAGVAAIDIETKRIKQEMKAREAQSRAAEEHGDLALITVEAPQVTVSEKVSLRPPMLQVVRLASFQYAPSIPPFIVPKQSKFDGDDSVFQKELDDRRYAEVAVAGGGVSVAVTRFPPEQKRPIGPLVVVGVRDGVLWLVDRYMCAHALSLSHPGIRCRCLAAYGDPVSAVKWATRLGREHHDDLAQFMLGMGYATEALHLPGISKRLEFDLAMQSNDLKRALACLLTMSNSRDVGQETAAADATDVTQILSLAVAKQAKQESLTDAVQGIVKFVKEFFDLIDAADATGQSDIAREVLKRLAAAASVKGALHGQMLRGLALRLGNHGELTRLSGLVSNLITAGHGREAAFAAAVLGDNALMEKAWQDTGMLAEAVLHAQAHGRPSLRNLVITWNKMLQKELDHTPTVKTDAAAAFLASLEDPKLTSLGETEKKPPIEILPPGMPPLSAPPIVIKKAGAKPGLPNAAKASNGPIGAPMAQGAPMAHGTPGPQGVPMNQVTPSQGSHDEARPSDATVADAAAAVAEGTAAPPAAEGTSAPPAAEGTATPSSEEAKAAPGNEEGTSNPINEEATAAAVSVAAGSPDSAAAPAADTSSDAPAVNPTEDTVSAPSTEAPPELTDKPSSAEASLPPPPSVSGV; encoded by the exons ATGCGGGGCCGTGATGTTCCTAAACAGGAGCTTGACAATAGGTCACTTCTTTG TATGGAATTCCTCTCTAGGACATCTTCTAGCGATGCTCCTCTTGTTGCCTTTGGGTCATCTGATGGTGTCATCAGGGTCCTTTCGATGTTGACATGGAAG CTTGTGCGTAGGTATACGGGTGGACATAAAGGAGCAATAGCTTGCTTAATGACGTACATGTCTGCAGCTGGTGAG GTACATTTAGTTTCTGGTGGCAGCGATGGCCTGCTGATATTATGGAGTGCTGATCATATCCATGACTCACGTGAGCTTGTGCCTAAAATTAGTATGAAG GCCCATGATGGAGGTGTTGTTGCAGTTGAACTTTCTAGGGTGATGGGGAGTGCTCCGCAGCTCATTACAATAGGGGCTGATAAAACTTTAGCCATATGGGATACTGTTACTTTCAAG GAAATAAGACGCATTAAACCAGTGCCTAAACTTGCTTGTCATAGTGTTGCATCGTGGTGTCATCCCCGTGCACCAAACCTTGATATTCTAACTTGTGTCAAGGACTCACATATTTG GGCCATAGAGCACCCAACTTATTCTGCTTTAACAAGACCGCTCTGCGAGCTGTCATCACTAGTTCCCCCACAGGTCCTTGCACTGCATAAGAAACTGAGG GTTTACTGCATGGTGGCACACCCCTTGCAGCCGCATCTTGTTGCTACTGGAACTAATATTGGTATCATATTAAGCGAGTTTGACCCAAGAGCACTTCCAGCTATTGCTCCTTTACCAACACCAACAGGCAACAAGGAACATTCTGCTGTTTACATAGTTGAAAGAGAACTTAAGTTACTGAATTTCCAATTGTCAAACACAGCGAATCCATCCCTTGGGAATGCTGGTGTTGCATCTGATGCAGGAAGGTCAATGAACAATTCAATAGAACAGTTGATAGTAAAGCAGACCAAGAAGCATATCAGCACTCCTGCTCCCCACGATTCCTATTCGGTCCTTTCAGTTAGCAGTTCTGGAAA GTATGTTGCAATTGTATGGCCAGATATCCCTTCTTTTGCTGTATACAAAGCAAATGATTGGTCAGTTGTTGATTCAGGCACAGGGAAGCTTTTTGCCTGGGACACTTGTCGAGACAGATATGCTCTGGTAGAGAGTGCATTGGCCCCAAGAATGCCACTTGTTGTTAAAGGTGGTTCTTCTAAAAAGGCAAAagaagcagcagcagctgcagctcaagcagcagctgcagcagctagTGCTGCTTCTGCTGCCACAGTGCAAGTGCGTATCTTATTAGATGATGGAACAGCACATGTTTTGCAGAGATCGATTGATGGTCGTAATGAACCA GTTATTGGATTGCATGGTGGTGCTTTACTTGGTGTCACATACCGTACATCTCGTAGAATCAGTCCTTTGACAGCAACAGCTATATCAACTGTTCAATCGATGCCCTTATCAGGTTTTGGTGGAAGTGGATCATCTTTTGCATCTGATGATCCATTTTCCTCTAAGGAAGGGCCTCCACAAAATTTCCAACTGTACAG CTGGGAGACCTATCAGCCTGTTAGTGGCCTACTTGCACAACCTGAGTGGACTGTGTGGGACCAAACTGTTGAGTATTGTGCATTTGCTTATCAGCAGTATATAGTGATTTCTTCCTTGCGGCCCCAATTTAGGTACCTTGGAGATGTTTCAATTCCCTTTGCAACTGGTGCCGTTTGGCATCGAAGGCAGTTATTTGTGTCTACACCAACAACAATTGA GTGTGTCTTTGTTGATGCTGGAGTGGCAGCGATTGACATTGAAACAAAAAGGATAAAACAAGAAATGAAAGCAAGAGAAGCTCAGAGTCGGGCAGCTGAAGAGCATGGAGATTTGGCTCTTATCACTGTTGAAGCTCCCCAGGTTACTGTGAGTGAAAAAGTATCATTGAGGCCACCAATGTTGCAG GTTGTTCGTTTAGCCTCCTTTCAGTACGCTCCATCGATACCACCATTTATAGTACCAAAGCAATCCAAGTTCGATGGAGATGATTCAGTGTTTCAGAAAGAACTGGATGACAGAAGGTATGCTGAAGTTGCTGTCGCTGGAGGAGGTGTGTCTGTTGCAGTAACTCGCTTCCCTCCTGAACAGAAGAGACCTATCGGACCTCTTGTTGTGGTTGGTGTAAGAGATGGAGTTCTCTGGCTTGTTGACAG GTATATGTGTGCACATGCCTTATCACTCAGCCATCCTGGTATAAGATGCCGTTGCCTTGCAGCATATGGGGACCCTGTTAGTGCTGTGAAATG GGCAACGAGACTTGGCAGAGAGCATCACGATGACCTGGCTCAGTTTATGCTGGGTATGGGCTATGCCACTGAAGCTCTCCATTTGCCTGGAATATCTAAGAG GCTGGAGTTCGACCTTGCAATGCAGAGCAATGACCTGAAAAGAGCACTTGCTTGTCTATTAACAATGAGCAATAGCCGAGATGTGGGACAAGAAACAGCTGCTGCTGATGCCACTGACGTTACCCAGATTCTTAGTTTGGCAGTAGCTAAGCAAGCTAAGCAGGAAAGTCTTACAGATGCCGTGCAGGGAATAGTGAAATTCGTCAAGGAGTTTTTTGACCTTATTGATGCAGCAGATGCCACTGGTCAATCTGACATTGCTCGTGAAGTTTTAAAGAGATTAGCGGCTGCAGCTTCTGTAAAGGGAGCACTCCATGGACAAATGCTGCGAGGCCTGGCACTCCGTCTTGGAAATCATGGGGAGCTTACTAGATTGTCG GGTCTGGTAAGCAATTTGATTACAGCTGGCCATGGACGCGAAGCAGCATTTGCTGCCGCAGTTCTGGGAGATAATGCCCTAATGGAGAAAGCATGGCAGGACACAGGAATGTTAGCTGAGGCTGTTTTACATGCTCAG GCCCATGGTCGTCCATCATTAAGGAACTTGGTTATAACATGGAACAAGATGCTACAAAAGGAACTGGATCACACACCGACTGTAAAAACCGATGCCGCCGCCGCATTCTTGGCTTCTCTCGAGGATCCAAAGCTCACAAGCTTGGGGGAAACTGAGAAAAAGCCTCCCATCGAAATACTTCCTCCTGGGATGCCTCCCCTATCTGCACCTCCGATCGTGATTAAAAAGGCTGGAGCAAAACCTGGTCTCCCTAATGCAGCAAAGGCGTCAAATGGGCCTATAGGTGCTCCTATGGCTCAAGGTGCTCCCATGGCTCATGGTACTCCTGGGCCACAAGGAGTCCCCATGAATCAAGTTACTCCATCACAGGGCAGTCATGACGAGGCAAGGCCATCAGATGCTACAGTGGCTGATGCAGCTGCCGCGGTTGCAGAAGGTACAGCAGCTCCCCCGGCTGCAGAAGGTACATCAGCTCCTCCGGCTGCAGAAGGTACAGCAACTCCCAGCAGTGAGGAAGCTAAAGCAGCACCTGGTAATGAGGAAGGCACATCAAATCCAATCAACGAGGAAGCCACAGCAGCTGCAGTTTCAGTTGCTGCAGGCAGCCCTGACTCTGCTGCTGCTCCTGCAGCTGATACTAGCTCGGACGCACCTGCTGTTAATCCCACGGAAGATACCGTCTCTGCCCCCTCAACGGAGGCACCACCAGAGTTGACGGATAAGCCATCTTCAGCAGAGGCATCGTTGCCACCTCCACCCAGTGTTTCTGGTGTATAA
- the LOC100384414 gene encoding uncharacterized protein LOC100384414, whose translation MLRLRAFRPTSDKVVKIQLHPTHPWLVTADANDRVSVWDWEHRQVIYELKAGGVDERRLVGAKLEKLAEGDDSKGKPTEAIRGGSVKQVSFYDDDVRFWQHWRNCSAAAEAPTAVSQQSSTFIAPAPSTRGRHFVVICCENKVIFLDLVTMRGRDVPKQELDNRSLLCMEFLSRTSSSDAPLVAFGSSDGVIRVLSMLTWKLVRRYTGGHKGAIACLMTYMSAAGEVHLVSGGSDGLLILWSADHIHDSRELVPKISMKAHDGGVVAVELSRVMGSAPQLITIGADKTLAIWDTVTFKEIRRIKPVPKLACHSVASWCHPRAPNLDILTCVKDSHIWAIEHPTYSALTRPLCELSSLVPPQVLALHKKLRVYCMVAHPLQPHLVATGTNIGIILSEFDPRALPAIAPLPTPTGNKEHSAVYIVERELKLLNFQLSNTANPSLGNAGVASDAGRSMNNSIEQLIVKQTKKHISTPAPHDSYSVLSVSSSGKYVAIVWPDIPSFAVYKANDWSVVDSGTGKLFAWDTCRDRYALVESALAPRMPLVVKGGSSKKAKEAAAAAAQAAAAAASAASAATVQVRILLDDGTAHVLQRSIDGRNEPVIGLHGGALLGVTYRTSRRISPLTATAISTVQSMPLSGFGGSGSSFASDDPFSSKEGPPQNFQLYSWETYQPVSGLLAQPEWTVWDQTVEYCAFAYQQYIVISSLRPQFRYLGDVSIPFATGAVWHRRQLFVSTPTTIECVFVDAGVAAIDIETKRIKQEMKAREAQSRAAEEHGDLALITVEAPQVTVSEKVSLRPPMLQVVRLASFQYAPSIPPFIVPKQSKFDGDDSVFQKELDDRRYAEVAVAGGGVSVAVTRFPPEQKRPIGPLVVVGVRDGVLWLVDRYMCAHALSLSHPGIRCRCLAAYGDPVSAVKWATRLGREHHDDLAQFMLGMGYATEALHLPGISKRLEFDLAMQSNDLKRALACLLTMSNSRDVGQETAAADATDVTQILSLAVAKQAKQESLTDAVQGIVKFVKEFFDLIDAADATGQSDIAREVLKRLAAAASVKGALHGQMLRGLALRLGNHGELTRLSGLVSNLITAGHGREAAFAAAVLGDNALMEKAWQDTGMLAEAVLHAQAHGRPSLRNLVITWNKMLQKELDHTPTVKTDAAAAFLASLEDPKLTSLGETEKKPPIEILPPGMPPLSAPPIVIKKAGAKPGLPNAAKASNGPIGAPMAQGAPMAHGTPGPQGVPMNQVTPSQGSHDEARPSDATVADAAAAVAEGTAAPPAAEGTSAPPAAEGTATPSSEEAKAAPGNEEGTSNPINEEATAAAVSVAAGSPDSAAAPAADTSSDAPAVNPTEDTVSAPSTEAPPELTDKPSSAEASLPPPPSVSGV comes from the exons ATGCTCCGCCTGCGGGCGTTCCGGCCGACGAGCGACAAAGTCGTGAAGATCCAGCTCCACCCTACTCACCCCTGGCTCGTCACCGCCGACGCCAACGACCGCGTCTCCGTCTGGGACTGGGAGCACCGCCAG GTGATCTATGAGCTGAAGGCAGGTGGCGTTGATGAGCGTCGCTTGGTTGGAGCGAAGCTTGAGAAACTTGCTGAGGGAGATG ATTCAAAAGGAAAGCCCACCGAGGCTATTCGAGGGGGAAG TGTAAAGCAGGTttccttttatgatgatgatgttcgctTTTGGCAACATTGGCGTAATTgctctgctgctgctgaggccccAACTGCAGTCAGTCAGCAGTCTTCCACGTTCATTGCACCTGCACCTTCGACACGAGGAAGGCACTTTGTTGTCATTTGTTGTGAGAACAAAGTCATATTTTTGGACTTGGTGACTATGCGGGGCCGTGATGTTCCTAAACAGGAGCTTGACAATAGGTCACTTCTTTG TATGGAATTCCTCTCTAGGACATCTTCTAGCGATGCTCCTCTTGTTGCCTTTGGGTCATCTGATGGTGTCATCAGGGTCCTTTCGATGTTGACATGGAAG CTTGTGCGTAGGTATACGGGTGGACATAAAGGAGCAATAGCTTGCTTAATGACGTACATGTCTGCAGCTGGTGAG GTACATTTAGTTTCTGGTGGCAGCGATGGCCTGCTGATATTATGGAGTGCTGATCATATCCATGACTCACGTGAGCTTGTGCCTAAAATTAGTATGAAG GCCCATGATGGAGGTGTTGTTGCAGTTGAACTTTCTAGGGTGATGGGGAGTGCTCCGCAGCTCATTACAATAGGGGCTGATAAAACTTTAGCCATATGGGATACTGTTACTTTCAAG GAAATAAGACGCATTAAACCAGTGCCTAAACTTGCTTGTCATAGTGTTGCATCGTGGTGTCATCCCCGTGCACCAAACCTTGATATTCTAACTTGTGTCAAGGACTCACATATTTG GGCCATAGAGCACCCAACTTATTCTGCTTTAACAAGACCGCTCTGCGAGCTGTCATCACTAGTTCCCCCACAGGTCCTTGCACTGCATAAGAAACTGAGG GTTTACTGCATGGTGGCACACCCCTTGCAGCCGCATCTTGTTGCTACTGGAACTAATATTGGTATCATATTAAGCGAGTTTGACCCAAGAGCACTTCCAGCTATTGCTCCTTTACCAACACCAACAGGCAACAAGGAACATTCTGCTGTTTACATAGTTGAAAGAGAACTTAAGTTACTGAATTTCCAATTGTCAAACACAGCGAATCCATCCCTTGGGAATGCTGGTGTTGCATCTGATGCAGGAAGGTCAATGAACAATTCAATAGAACAGTTGATAGTAAAGCAGACCAAGAAGCATATCAGCACTCCTGCTCCCCACGATTCCTATTCGGTCCTTTCAGTTAGCAGTTCTGGAAA GTATGTTGCAATTGTATGGCCAGATATCCCTTCTTTTGCTGTATACAAAGCAAATGATTGGTCAGTTGTTGATTCAGGCACAGGGAAGCTTTTTGCCTGGGACACTTGTCGAGACAGATATGCTCTGGTAGAGAGTGCATTGGCCCCAAGAATGCCACTTGTTGTTAAAGGTGGTTCTTCTAAAAAGGCAAAagaagcagcagcagctgcagctcaagcagcagctgcagcagctagTGCTGCTTCTGCTGCCACAGTGCAAGTGCGTATCTTATTAGATGATGGAACAGCACATGTTTTGCAGAGATCGATTGATGGTCGTAATGAACCA GTTATTGGATTGCATGGTGGTGCTTTACTTGGTGTCACATACCGTACATCTCGTAGAATCAGTCCTTTGACAGCAACAGCTATATCAACTGTTCAATCGATGCCCTTATCAGGTTTTGGTGGAAGTGGATCATCTTTTGCATCTGATGATCCATTTTCCTCTAAGGAAGGGCCTCCACAAAATTTCCAACTGTACAG CTGGGAGACCTATCAGCCTGTTAGTGGCCTACTTGCACAACCTGAGTGGACTGTGTGGGACCAAACTGTTGAGTATTGTGCATTTGCTTATCAGCAGTATATAGTGATTTCTTCCTTGCGGCCCCAATTTAGGTACCTTGGAGATGTTTCAATTCCCTTTGCAACTGGTGCCGTTTGGCATCGAAGGCAGTTATTTGTGTCTACACCAACAACAATTGA GTGTGTCTTTGTTGATGCTGGAGTGGCAGCGATTGACATTGAAACAAAAAGGATAAAACAAGAAATGAAAGCAAGAGAAGCTCAGAGTCGGGCAGCTGAAGAGCATGGAGATTTGGCTCTTATCACTGTTGAAGCTCCCCAGGTTACTGTGAGTGAAAAAGTATCATTGAGGCCACCAATGTTGCAG GTTGTTCGTTTAGCCTCCTTTCAGTACGCTCCATCGATACCACCATTTATAGTACCAAAGCAATCCAAGTTCGATGGAGATGATTCAGTGTTTCAGAAAGAACTGGATGACAGAAGGTATGCTGAAGTTGCTGTCGCTGGAGGAGGTGTGTCTGTTGCAGTAACTCGCTTCCCTCCTGAACAGAAGAGACCTATCGGACCTCTTGTTGTGGTTGGTGTAAGAGATGGAGTTCTCTGGCTTGTTGACAG GTATATGTGTGCACATGCCTTATCACTCAGCCATCCTGGTATAAGATGCCGTTGCCTTGCAGCATATGGGGACCCTGTTAGTGCTGTGAAATG GGCAACGAGACTTGGCAGAGAGCATCACGATGACCTGGCTCAGTTTATGCTGGGTATGGGCTATGCCACTGAAGCTCTCCATTTGCCTGGAATATCTAAGAG GCTGGAGTTCGACCTTGCAATGCAGAGCAATGACCTGAAAAGAGCACTTGCTTGTCTATTAACAATGAGCAATAGCCGAGATGTGGGACAAGAAACAGCTGCTGCTGATGCCACTGACGTTACCCAGATTCTTAGTTTGGCAGTAGCTAAGCAAGCTAAGCAGGAAAGTCTTACAGATGCCGTGCAGGGAATAGTGAAATTCGTCAAGGAGTTTTTTGACCTTATTGATGCAGCAGATGCCACTGGTCAATCTGACATTGCTCGTGAAGTTTTAAAGAGATTAGCGGCTGCAGCTTCTGTAAAGGGAGCACTCCATGGACAAATGCTGCGAGGCCTGGCACTCCGTCTTGGAAATCATGGGGAGCTTACTAGATTGTCG GGTCTGGTAAGCAATTTGATTACAGCTGGCCATGGACGCGAAGCAGCATTTGCTGCCGCAGTTCTGGGAGATAATGCCCTAATGGAGAAAGCATGGCAGGACACAGGAATGTTAGCTGAGGCTGTTTTACATGCTCAG GCCCATGGTCGTCCATCATTAAGGAACTTGGTTATAACATGGAACAAGATGCTACAAAAGGAACTGGATCACACACCGACTGTAAAAACCGATGCCGCCGCCGCATTCTTGGCTTCTCTCGAGGATCCAAAGCTCACAAGCTTGGGGGAAACTGAGAAAAAGCCTCCCATCGAAATACTTCCTCCTGGGATGCCTCCCCTATCTGCACCTCCGATCGTGATTAAAAAGGCTGGAGCAAAACCTGGTCTCCCTAATGCAGCAAAGGCGTCAAATGGGCCTATAGGTGCTCCTATGGCTCAAGGTGCTCCCATGGCTCATGGTACTCCTGGGCCACAAGGAGTCCCCATGAATCAAGTTACTCCATCACAGGGCAGTCATGACGAGGCAAGGCCATCAGATGCTACAGTGGCTGATGCAGCTGCCGCGGTTGCAGAAGGTACAGCAGCTCCCCCGGCTGCAGAAGGTACATCAGCTCCTCCGGCTGCAGAAGGTACAGCAACTCCCAGCAGTGAGGAAGCTAAAGCAGCACCTGGTAATGAGGAAGGCACATCAAATCCAATCAACGAGGAAGCCACAGCAGCTGCAGTTTCAGTTGCTGCAGGCAGCCCTGACTCTGCTGCTGCTCCTGCAGCTGATACTAGCTCGGACGCACCTGCTGTTAATCCCACGGAAGATACCGTCTCTGCCCCCTCAACGGAGGCACCACCAGAGTTGACGGATAAGCCATCTTCAGCAGAGGCATCGTTGCCACCTCCACCCAGTGTTTCTGGTGTATAA